In Methylomagnum ishizawai, one DNA window encodes the following:
- a CDS encoding GlsB/YeaQ/YmgE family stress response membrane protein: MGLITLVLVGLIAGWLAGRLVKGGGYGVAGDIAVGVLGAFIGGFLFRVLGLHASGLVGRIIVATCGAVALIYVLRLLKR, encoded by the coding sequence ATGGGTTTGATTACACTGGTTTTGGTGGGCCTGATCGCGGGTTGGCTGGCCGGTAGGCTGGTGAAGGGCGGCGGCTACGGGGTGGCGGGCGATATCGCGGTGGGGGTGCTGGGCGCGTTCATCGGGGGGTTCCTGTTCCGCGTGCTGGGCCTGCACGCTAGCGGCTTGGTGGGGCGCATCATCGTCGCCACCTGTGGGGCGGTGGCGCTGATCTATGTGCTGCGCTTGCTCAAGCGGTGA
- a CDS encoding DUF3011 domain-containing protein has protein sequence MIFKARAFCAAFVTTTLAFSIAGCGGNRGYWPNQGGWPNNGGSNNVSQTLTCESNDGGNRACRAGFPIAQVKIEQRLSKSPCDFGRTWGYNNDRVWVDQGCRARFRVYAQGGGNGNGGGNWPWNGGGNNNKNVVTIRCESINGGWKRCNSPFKIGRVEVAQRLSGKPCKYKDNWGNDNWGIWVERGCQADFRVYRN, from the coding sequence ATGATCTTCAAAGCACGGGCTTTCTGTGCCGCGTTCGTCACCACCACGCTCGCCTTCTCCATCGCCGGTTGCGGCGGCAACCGTGGCTATTGGCCGAACCAGGGGGGATGGCCCAACAACGGCGGGTCCAACAATGTTTCGCAAACGCTCACTTGCGAAAGCAACGATGGCGGCAACCGTGCCTGCCGGGCGGGTTTCCCGATAGCCCAGGTCAAGATCGAGCAGCGCCTGTCCAAATCGCCCTGCGATTTCGGGCGGACCTGGGGCTATAACAACGACCGGGTTTGGGTCGATCAAGGATGCCGGGCGCGGTTCCGGGTCTATGCCCAGGGCGGCGGTAATGGGAATGGAGGCGGCAACTGGCCGTGGAATGGCGGTGGCAATAACAATAAAAATGTCGTAACCATCCGCTGCGAGAGCATCAACGGCGGTTGGAAGCGCTGCAACAGCCCGTTCAAGATCGGCCGGGTCGAGGTCGCCCAGCGCCTTTCCGGCAAGCCCTGCAAATACAAGGATAACTGGGGCAACGATAACTGGGGTATCTGGGTGGAGCGCGGTTGCCAGGCCGATTTCCGGGTTTATCGGAATTGA
- a CDS encoding transglycosylase SLT domain-containing protein, protein MIPFPGGDPKPREPVASPEPAPSIPEPQTTGGPGNGPESSTQSESAPDLDPALEDALRRDYQKHLPRLQPLFAEAGRRHGLDWRLLAAVGYQESKWNHRAVSAEGVRGLMMLTGPTARELNIRDRFDPAQSITGGAAYLSRTLTALPAQIPDPDRVWYALAAYNLGPGHVEDARVLIQARGGDPDRWDELKRVLPLLAHRAWHRHTRHGRARGGVAVRYVNSVRRYYELLVWLTDEEESRKPLLARADGT, encoded by the coding sequence TTGATCCCTTTTCCGGGGGGCGATCCAAAGCCGCGCGAGCCTGTCGCCTCGCCCGAACCCGCTCCGTCCATTCCCGAGCCACAGACCACCGGCGGCCCTGGGAACGGGCCGGAATCCTCCACACAGAGCGAGTCCGCCCCCGACCTGGACCCCGCCCTCGAAGACGCCCTGCGCCGCGATTATCAGAAACACCTGCCCCGGCTCCAGCCCTTGTTCGCGGAGGCGGGGCGGCGGCATGGCCTCGATTGGCGGCTGCTGGCGGCGGTCGGCTATCAGGAATCCAAATGGAACCACCGGGCGGTCTCGGCGGAAGGCGTGCGCGGCCTGATGATGCTGACCGGCCCCACGGCGCGGGAACTCAACATCCGCGACCGCTTCGATCCCGCCCAGAGCATCACGGGCGGGGCCGCCTATCTCAGCCGGACCCTGACCGCCCTCCCCGCCCAAATCCCAGACCCCGACCGGGTCTGGTACGCGCTGGCGGCCTATAACCTGGGACCGGGCCATGTCGAGGACGCCCGCGTCCTGATCCAGGCCAGGGGCGGCGACCCGGACCGTTGGGACGAACTCAAGCGGGTGCTGCCCTTGCTGGCCCATCGCGCTTGGCACCGGCACACCCGCCATGGCCGGGCGCGGGGCGGCGTGGCGGTGCGCTATGTGAACAGCGTGCGCCGCTATTACGAGCTATTGGTCTGGCTGACGGACGAGGAGGAAAGCCGCAAGCCCCTGCTGGCGCGGGCGGACGGGACCTAG
- a CDS encoding multicopper oxidase domain-containing protein, with protein MRSNLPARLVLLLLSLAIGPATAATRHYYLAAEEILWDYAPSYPVNPMHNGPFTDAEKTFVEGNKTDRIGRQYYKAHYVEYTDASFTQVKPRPPEWQHLGILGPVIRANVGDTLKVTLKNHTASLPISLHPHGVFYLKNSEGTHYEDGTSGQDKLDDEIQPGASHTYTWEVPERSGPGPHDPSSIVWLYHSHVNEVADTNTGLIGPIIISRRGELQPNGRLKGIDREFVVLFTVFDENKSLLLDKNIQSFAPAAADKQEDEAFVESNLMHSMNGYVYTNLAGISMTVGENVRWYQLALGTEVDLHTPHWHGNTLMETGRRVDVLNLLPGTHITVDMRPDNPGIWMYHCHVNDHIDAGMMANYEVKPRRK; from the coding sequence ATGAGATCAAACCTTCCGGCCCGCCTCGTCCTCCTGCTGTTGAGCCTCGCCATCGGCCCCGCCACAGCCGCCACCCGCCACTATTACCTCGCCGCCGAGGAAATCCTCTGGGACTACGCCCCGTCCTACCCGGTCAATCCCATGCACAACGGCCCCTTCACCGACGCCGAGAAAACCTTCGTCGAGGGCAACAAGACCGACCGCATCGGTAGGCAGTACTACAAAGCCCATTACGTGGAATACACCGACGCCAGTTTCACCCAGGTCAAGCCGCGCCCGCCGGAATGGCAACACCTGGGGATACTCGGCCCCGTGATCCGCGCCAATGTCGGCGACACCCTCAAGGTCACGCTGAAGAACCACACCGCCAGCCTGCCCATCTCCCTGCATCCCCATGGCGTGTTCTACCTCAAAAACAGCGAGGGCACCCATTACGAGGATGGCACTTCCGGCCAGGACAAGCTCGACGACGAAATCCAACCCGGCGCCAGCCACACCTATACCTGGGAAGTCCCGGAACGCTCCGGTCCCGGCCCGCACGATCCCAGTTCCATCGTCTGGCTCTACCATTCCCATGTGAACGAGGTGGCCGACACCAATACCGGCTTGATCGGACCCATCATCATTTCGCGGCGCGGCGAATTGCAGCCCAATGGCCGCTTGAAGGGCATCGACCGCGAGTTCGTGGTGTTGTTCACCGTGTTCGACGAGAACAAGAGCCTGCTGCTGGACAAGAACATCCAAAGCTTCGCCCCCGCCGCCGCCGACAAGCAAGAGGACGAGGCATTCGTCGAGAGCAACCTGATGCACAGCATGAACGGCTATGTCTATACCAACCTGGCCGGCATCAGCATGACCGTGGGCGAAAACGTCCGCTGGTATCAACTCGCCCTCGGTACCGAGGTCGATCTCCACACCCCCCATTGGCATGGCAACACCCTGATGGAAACCGGCCGCCGGGTGGATGTCTTGAACCTTTTGCCCGGCACCCATATCACTGTGGATATGCGGCCCGATAATCCGGGGATTTGGATGTACCACTGCCATGTGAACGACCACATCGACGCCGGCATGATGGCGAATTACGAGGTGAAACCCCGGCGCAAATAA
- a CDS encoding Uma2 family endonuclease yields MAIPQPIAKLDFEDYLAWETAQAEKHEFVRGEIFAMTGARRSHVAVSLNIAAALKRHLRGGSCRVYMADMKLRVEAADTAFYPDVLVTCDRRDHAAELFMRHPSLVVEVLSESTAAYDRGGKFAAYRQLDSLKEYVVVDIEARRVECFRRDAERRWVLYDYSGVDAACEFASLDCWLPLAEVFEDVDAADEAAPE; encoded by the coding sequence ATGGCCATACCGCAACCTATCGCGAAACTGGATTTCGAGGACTATCTGGCCTGGGAAACGGCCCAAGCCGAAAAACATGAATTCGTACGCGGCGAAATCTTCGCCATGACCGGGGCGCGACGATCCCATGTCGCCGTATCGCTCAATATCGCGGCGGCGCTCAAGCGCCATCTACGCGGCGGTTCCTGCCGGGTGTACATGGCCGATATGAAATTGCGGGTCGAAGCGGCGGACACCGCGTTCTATCCCGATGTGCTGGTCACTTGCGACCGCCGCGACCATGCCGCCGAGTTGTTCATGCGCCATCCCTCGTTGGTGGTCGAGGTGCTGTCGGAATCGACCGCCGCCTACGACCGGGGCGGCAAATTCGCCGCCTACCGCCAACTCGACAGCCTCAAGGAATACGTGGTGGTCGATATCGAAGCGCGGCGGGTGGAATGCTTCCGGCGCGACGCCGAGCGGCGCTGGGTGCTGTACGACTACAGCGGGGTGGATGCGGCTTGCGAATTCGCCAGCCTCGATTGCTGGCTACCCCTGGCCGAAGTCTTCGAGGATGTGGACGCCGCCGATGAGGCCGCCCCGGAGTAG
- the guaA gene encoding glutamine-hydrolyzing GMP synthase, protein MQNIHSHKILILDFGSQYTQLIARRVREIGVYCEIHPYDCDEQYIQDYAPKGVILSGGPETVTEADTPRAPERVFALGVPVLGICYGMQTMAAQLGGKVEACTHSEFGYAQVRARGHSRLLRDIEDHASPEGFGLLDVWMSHGDQVTELPPGFKLIASTDSAPIAGMADEDRRFYALQFHPEVTHTRQGGRILERFLKEICGCDALWTARNIIEDSLANLRAKLGDEQVILGLSGGVDSSVVAALLHQAIGERLTCVFVDTGLLRLGEGDQVMATFAKHMGVQVIRVDAEQRFLSELAGVADPEQKRKIIGRVFVEIFDEEAAKLTDARWLAQGTIYPDVIESAGSKTGKAHVIKSHHNVGGLPAHMKLKLVEPLRELFKDEVRQIGLELGLPSEMIHRHPFPGPGLGVRILGEVKKEYADLLRRADAIFIEELYRHGLYEKTSQAFAVFLPVKSVGVMGDGRRYDYVVALRAVETIDFMTAHWAHLPYDFLDRVSRRIINEVPGISRVTYDISGKPPATIEWE, encoded by the coding sequence ATGCAAAACATCCATTCCCACAAAATCCTCATCCTCGATTTCGGTTCCCAATACACCCAGTTGATCGCCCGCCGCGTGCGCGAGATCGGCGTCTATTGCGAAATCCATCCCTACGATTGCGACGAGCAATATATCCAGGACTACGCGCCCAAGGGCGTGATCCTTTCGGGCGGTCCCGAAACCGTCACCGAGGCCGATACCCCACGGGCACCGGAGCGGGTATTCGCGCTGGGCGTGCCGGTGCTGGGCATTTGCTACGGGATGCAAACGATGGCCGCGCAATTGGGCGGCAAGGTCGAAGCGTGTACCCATAGCGAATTCGGCTATGCCCAGGTGCGGGCGCGGGGCCATTCCCGCTTGCTGCGCGATATCGAGGACCACGCCAGCCCGGAAGGCTTCGGCCTTTTGGATGTCTGGATGAGCCACGGCGACCAAGTGACCGAATTGCCGCCCGGCTTCAAGCTGATCGCCTCCACCGACAGCGCCCCCATCGCCGGCATGGCCGACGAAGATAGGCGCTTCTACGCCCTGCAATTCCATCCCGAAGTCACCCACACCCGCCAGGGCGGGCGCATCCTGGAACGCTTCCTGAAAGAGATTTGCGGCTGCGACGCCCTGTGGACCGCCCGCAACATCATCGAGGACAGCCTTGCCAACCTCCGCGCCAAGCTGGGCGACGAACAAGTGATTTTGGGTTTGTCGGGCGGGGTGGATTCCAGCGTGGTCGCGGCCCTGTTGCACCAAGCCATCGGCGAGCGGCTGACCTGCGTGTTCGTGGATACCGGGCTGCTGCGGCTGGGCGAGGGCGATCAGGTGATGGCGACCTTCGCCAAGCACATGGGCGTCCAGGTGATCCGGGTCGATGCGGAACAGCGGTTTCTGTCTGAACTGGCGGGCGTCGCCGATCCCGAGCAAAAGCGCAAGATCATCGGGCGGGTGTTCGTGGAGATTTTCGACGAGGAAGCGGCCAAGCTCACCGACGCCCGTTGGCTGGCCCAGGGCACCATCTACCCGGACGTGATCGAATCGGCGGGTTCCAAGACCGGCAAGGCCCACGTCATCAAGTCGCATCACAATGTCGGCGGTTTGCCCGCGCATATGAAGCTGAAATTGGTGGAACCCCTGCGCGAGTTGTTCAAGGACGAGGTGCGGCAGATCGGCCTGGAACTCGGCCTGCCTTCCGAGATGATCCACCGCCATCCCTTCCCCGGTCCCGGCCTTGGGGTCCGCATTCTGGGCGAGGTGAAGAAGGAATACGCCGATTTGCTGCGCCGGGCCGACGCCATCTTCATCGAGGAACTCTACCGGCACGGGCTGTACGAAAAAACCAGTCAGGCGTTCGCGGTGTTCCTGCCGGTGAAATCGGTGGGCGTAATGGGCGATGGCCGCCGCTACGATTATGTGGTGGCGCTCAGGGCGGTCGAGACCATCGATTTCATGACGGCGCATTGGGCGCATTTGCCGTATGACTTCCTCGACCGGGTGTCGCGCCGGATCATCAACGAGGTGCCGGGGATTTCCCGCGTGACCTACGATATTTCCGGCAAGCCGCCCGCCACCATCGAATGGGAGTGA
- a CDS encoding transposase produces the protein MPFAVVQAGANVHDSRLVTVTVEAAVIAAPAGTQQGPRHLCLDKGYGYERVEREVAGLGYVPHIRKIGEEKRPGSAETHPARRWVVERTFAWLKGFRAIRTRYTCRGANYLALLQFACALILERRIKANSA, from the coding sequence ATGCCCTTTGCCGTCGTGCAAGCCGGGGCCAACGTACACGACAGCCGCTTGGTGACTGTCACGGTCGAGGCGGCCGTGATCGCGGCACCCGCCGGCACCCAGCAAGGACCCCGGCATCTTTGCCTGGACAAGGGTTATGGGTACGAGCGGGTTGAGCGGGAGGTTGCGGGATTGGGCTACGTTCCCCACATTCGCAAGATCGGCGAGGAAAAACGCCCCGGCTCCGCGGAAACACACCCCGCTCGGCGGTGGGTGGTGGAGCGGACATTCGCTTGGCTCAAGGGCTTCCGGGCCATCCGAACCCGCTACACCTGCCGTGGAGCCAATTATTTGGCCCTTCTTCAATTCGCCTGCGCCCTAATCCTTGAAAGACGGATCAAGGCCAACTCCGCGTAA
- the guaB gene encoding IMP dehydrogenase — MRVVQEALTFDDVLLIPAHSTLLPREADLGTQLTRNIRLNIPLLSAAMDTVTESRLAITMAQEGGIGIVHKNMTAERQAYEVDCVKKYESGVIKEPITVSPHITIREVMELTRAKRISGVPVVDRGELVGIVTSRDLRFETRYDEPVSKVMTPKDKLVTVLEGAGKDEIVSLLHKHRIEKILVVNHHFQLRGLITVKDIQKSKDYPQACKDEQERLRVGAAVGTGPGTEERVAALVAAGVDVIVVDTAHGHSQGVLDRVHWVKRNFPEVQVIGGNIATGEAARALVEAGADAVKVGIGPGSICTTRIVAGVGIPQVTAVANVADALKGTDIPLIADGGIRYSGDVAKALAAGAHAVMLGGLFAGTEEAPGEVELYQGRSYKSYRGMGSLGAMAQQQGSSDRYFQDSSEAEKLVPEGIEGRVPYKGSLVSILHQLVGGVRSAMGYTGCGTIEQLRTQARFVRVTSAGMRESHVHDVTITKEAPNYSLD; from the coding sequence ATGCGTGTCGTTCAAGAAGCCCTCACTTTCGACGATGTCCTCCTCATTCCTGCCCATTCCACCCTGCTGCCGCGCGAAGCCGACCTGGGAACCCAGCTCACGCGCAACATCCGGTTGAACATCCCACTGTTGTCCGCCGCCATGGATACGGTCACCGAATCGCGCCTCGCCATCACCATGGCCCAGGAAGGCGGCATCGGCATCGTCCACAAGAACATGACCGCCGAGCGCCAGGCCTACGAGGTGGATTGCGTCAAGAAATACGAGAGCGGCGTCATCAAGGAACCCATCACCGTTTCCCCCCATATCACCATCCGCGAGGTCATGGAACTGACCCGCGCCAAGCGCATTTCCGGCGTGCCGGTGGTGGACCGGGGCGAACTGGTCGGCATCGTCACCAGCCGCGACTTGAGGTTCGAGACCCGCTACGACGAGCCGGTCAGCAAGGTCATGACCCCCAAGGACAAGCTGGTCACAGTGCTGGAAGGCGCGGGCAAGGACGAGATCGTCAGCCTCCTGCACAAGCACCGCATCGAGAAAATCCTGGTGGTCAACCACCACTTCCAATTGCGCGGCCTCATCACGGTCAAGGACATCCAGAAATCCAAGGACTACCCGCAAGCCTGCAAGGACGAGCAGGAACGGCTGCGGGTCGGCGCGGCGGTCGGCACCGGCCCAGGGACCGAGGAGCGGGTCGCGGCCCTGGTGGCGGCGGGTGTGGACGTGATCGTGGTGGATACCGCCCATGGTCATTCCCAGGGGGTTCTGGATCGGGTGCATTGGGTCAAGCGCAACTTCCCCGAGGTCCAGGTGATCGGCGGCAACATCGCCACCGGCGAGGCCGCCCGCGCCCTGGTCGAGGCCGGGGCCGACGCGGTCAAGGTGGGCATCGGTCCCGGTTCGATCTGCACCACCCGCATCGTGGCTGGGGTCGGCATTCCCCAGGTCACGGCGGTCGCCAATGTGGCCGATGCCTTGAAAGGCACCGATATTCCCTTGATCGCCGATGGCGGCATCCGCTATTCCGGCGACGTGGCCAAAGCCCTGGCGGCGGGGGCGCACGCGGTCATGCTGGGGGGCTTGTTCGCCGGCACCGAGGAAGCGCCAGGCGAGGTCGAGCTTTACCAGGGCCGTTCCTATAAGAGCTACCGTGGCATGGGTTCCCTGGGCGCGATGGCCCAGCAGCAGGGTTCCAGCGACCGCTATTTCCAGGACAGCAGCGAGGCCGAGAAGCTGGTCCCGGAAGGCATCGAAGGCCGCGTGCCCTACAAGGGCAGCTTGGTGTCCATCCTCCATCAATTGGTGGGCGGGGTGCGCTCGGCCATGGGTTATACCGGCTGCGGCACTATCGAACAACTGCGCACCCAGGCCCGCTTCGTGCGCGTCACCTCGGCGGGGATGCGCGAAAGCCATGTCCACGATGTCACCATCACCAAGGAAGCACCGAATTATTCCCTGGATTGA
- a CDS encoding HMA2 domain-containing protein has protein sequence MPAKAPHHARIASHTPGRLRVKLARNRSDSATLDRIKTDLEACPGVAGVGVNPASGSLTVRYDPKRHSTAGILGVLEDVDVLIDSLTDIPGLATHTPSVGVAIDDLSARLSRRLGFPIDLRVVLPLLFVGAGTWSILRHGLMLNKVPGWMLLWLGFDLFVKAHPSDRARSGEP, from the coding sequence ATGCCCGCCAAAGCCCCCCACCACGCCCGCATCGCCAGCCACACTCCAGGCCGCCTGCGGGTGAAACTCGCCCGCAACCGCTCCGATAGCGCCACCTTGGACCGGATCAAAACCGACCTCGAAGCCTGTCCGGGCGTGGCCGGGGTGGGCGTCAATCCGGCCAGCGGCAGCCTCACCGTCCGCTACGACCCCAAGCGCCATTCCACCGCCGGGATATTGGGCGTGTTGGAGGATGTCGATGTGCTGATCGATAGCCTGACCGATATTCCCGGCCTCGCCACCCACACCCCCAGCGTCGGTGTGGCTATCGACGATTTGAGCGCCCGACTATCGCGGCGGCTGGGATTTCCCATCGATCTCCGGGTAGTGTTGCCGCTGTTGTTCGTGGGGGCGGGAACCTGGTCGATCCTGCGCCACGGGCTCATGCTGAACAAGGTGCCGGGCTGGATGTTGCTATGGCTGGGCTTCGATTTGTTCGTGAAAGCCCATCCGTCCGACCGGGCCAGGAGCGGCGAACCCTGA
- a CDS encoding J domain-containing protein, with protein sequence MPETPRPADKEQWVVWNGFFGIPAMATIGRVEVGTDGRNAWLDPPFDMVGPFNLDELETRGRIAFAACIVMSRQRWQDDQVELRRESRERRRAAQERLYGEHGQFNGGRRRHRPHRQPHDDRQHRETLNLPVDGKLTPTQIKTAYRRLAQKAHPDVGGSHEQFLRITEARNALLDHI encoded by the coding sequence ATGCCTGAGACCCCCCGGCCAGCGGATAAAGAGCAATGGGTCGTCTGGAACGGCTTTTTCGGCATTCCCGCCATGGCCACGATTGGCCGGGTCGAGGTCGGCACGGACGGCAGAAACGCCTGGCTGGACCCGCCCTTCGACATGGTGGGCCCGTTCAACCTCGACGAACTCGAAACACGTGGCCGGATCGCCTTCGCCGCTTGCATCGTCATGTCGCGCCAGCGATGGCAGGACGACCAAGTGGAACTGCGCCGGGAGTCCCGCGAAAGACGCCGTGCGGCGCAGGAGCGGCTATACGGAGAACACGGGCAGTTCAACGGAGGCCGGAGGCGGCACCGGCCCCACCGCCAGCCACACGACGATAGGCAACACCGGGAGACATTGAACCTGCCGGTCGATGGAAAACTGACACCCACCCAGATCAAAACGGCTTATCGGCGACTCGCCCAAAAGGCACATCCCGATGTCGGCGGCAGCCACGAGCAATTCCTCCGTATCACGGAAGCACGTAACGCGCTGCTCGACCACATCTAG
- a CDS encoding Uma2 family endonuclease: MDADLLKAIEKLDLPFPWETNARGQIIMTPVNYGHSNHVARLIRALARIAPEWESGTELGIHTADGVKAPDMVLASPDYHHRHCGLPGYVTEAPEICVEVMSPSNSWQEMLDKMPLYFGVGALEVWVVDTDGHIAFFGPGNERLSGSRLISAMLKSL, translated from the coding sequence ATGGATGCCGACCTGCTCAAGGCTATCGAAAAGCTGGATTTGCCGTTTCCCTGGGAAACCAACGCGAGGGGACAGATCATCATGACGCCGGTGAATTATGGACATAGCAACCATGTGGCCCGGCTCATCCGGGCTTTGGCGAGGATCGCGCCCGAGTGGGAAAGCGGGACCGAACTCGGTATCCACACCGCCGACGGCGTGAAAGCGCCGGATATGGTTCTCGCCAGCCCGGACTATCATCACCGCCATTGCGGACTACCCGGCTATGTCACCGAAGCCCCCGAAATCTGCGTCGAAGTGATGTCGCCCTCGAATAGCTGGCAGGAAATGCTGGATAAGATGCCGCTGTATTTCGGGGTCGGGGCGCTGGAGGTTTGGGTGGTCGATACCGATGGGCATATCGCCTTTTTCGGGCCGGGGAATGAAAGGCTATCCGGGAGCCGGTTGATATCTGCAATGCTGAAAAGCCTTTAA
- the tadA gene encoding tRNA adenosine(34) deaminase TadA codes for MPLPPAVDGAASSDDGYWMRHALALAAQARALGEVPVGAVLVKDGAILAQGWNRPISTHDPTAHAEIVALREAGARIGNYRLVDTTLYVTLEPCVMCLGAISHARVKRLVYAATDPKRGAVESALHLAEAEFLNHRLETTGGVLGDECGAMLREFFRAKR; via the coding sequence ATGCCGCTCCCGCCCGCCGTGGACGGCGCGGCCTCTTCCGACGATGGATATTGGATGCGCCACGCCCTGGCCCTGGCCGCACAAGCGCGGGCGCTGGGCGAAGTGCCGGTGGGCGCGGTGCTGGTCAAGGACGGGGCCATCCTCGCCCAAGGCTGGAACCGCCCCATTTCCACCCACGATCCCACCGCCCACGCCGAAATCGTCGCCTTGCGCGAAGCTGGCGCCAGGATCGGCAATTACCGGCTGGTCGATACCACCCTCTACGTCACCCTGGAACCCTGCGTCATGTGCCTGGGCGCCATCTCCCACGCGCGGGTGAAACGGCTGGTCTACGCTGCCACCGACCCCAAGCGCGGCGCGGTGGAAAGCGCCCTGCATCTGGCGGAAGCCGAATTCCTCAACCACCGCCTCGAAACCACGGGCGGGGTGCTGGGCGATGAATGCGGGGCCATGCTCCGGGAATTCTTCCGCGCCAAGCGCTGA